TAGTTGTTCTGAAAATCCATAATTTTCTGTTATATACCAAAAACTTATTGATGTCGCATGAAAGAGACTCTGTTTATTCAGTTCGCTTACTTTCTTCTCGAACAGTTTGATCGATGGAGATTCAGTGGGCACGAATCTTCCTACTGTATTGTGGGTGCATCACTGCTTAGTTGTATTCAAAGTAAAATTTGGTGCCTCAAACTTTTCGCGATCTTGCTAATTACTATTAAAATCTTTCAAGCTTCTTCCGGACAATACACAATTCATGTGATTGTTTGTCGCTTTTGTAGGTTATGGCTCTTTTAAGTGGTTTCTCCGGATAATACACAAAGTGAGATGATTAGGAATTTTCACTTAAAACACTCAAATCCAGCCTTGATTCTCTTCCCTTTCGTGAAGAACTGATTTAATTTGTTGTTCGAAACAGTAGAATATGATCAGTCTATTAAAGAATTTGGATTCCTTGAGATTATAAGGGGGTTACTTTCCATATTGGATTCCTTACAAGTTAAATCTCAACTAGGCTACGACGTTGATGCcgataacatttttatttgctCAAGAAAATATTCAATCAGAAACATAAGAAACCACCactttaattattaaaaatatcaccAGTTGGTACGAATCTCAACATGTTTGGCTGCATGCATGTATCTCATTAATAGTGTATAACATTCACTTGGGATTAAGAATAAAACACAGTAAGCAGAGAAATTCTGTTGAAGTTCGTTAAcacttatttatgttttgtaatattttttttttactgttgcAAGTATAAACTACATCTGAAGATAATATCAGTTTCTTTGCCAATATATCACTTCTTTTGCCAAACTTATGGTTCGTTCCCTACCTACACAACCATTAAACTAATTACATGATTAATTAGATGATAAAACTAAGGTACTTTGATATTAAACATtgaaatttatgtttaatattaaaGTTTGGACAAAGCACGCGGTGCAGCCTACAAGAGTTAACATTAGAACcagattttttattaatgaaCATATTTTGAGGCAATTCatgaatattatctaaaaacAAAAGTTCATCGTATACAGTAACAAAAACTTTAGTTATATTCAAAATGTCCAATTCTAATTGACTCTAAATTGTGCAAATATTGAACTTACATGAATGATGTGTTTTACCAACTTAAAGCCAAAAGAaatcataaacaaaacattattaATGGACAACATTTCTAGCTCCTTTTCAAGACCAAACTTTGCACTTTTAAGGATAGAACTATCAAAcatgatatatatgtatactgAATTTTAACAGAAAATTATATAACCacataatccgcgcgtagcaCGGACACAAACCTAGTACTATTAAACGAAGATCAAATAAACTCAAGGGCCACCTCCGAGTGTGAGAAttagaattatatataatttacgcaagggcaattgtcaataatagcacctttgaagtttatatctcaaaaatagcactagaaggagaaagtcacaaaaatgacattcattaaagggtaaaatatccttAATAcccttgatttaaaattaaataaacaaacaaaaacaaataaaaataaataaataaaaataaataaatgaaaaaaaagaaatttttttttaaagtttcagattatatgttttcagattcgaaattttataaaaaaaatttgaaatttttttttcgaaatgtttttttttatttttttttcaaattttatttttataatttaaaaatacatttttaaactgttttaaaaaaaatattttttattttagtatttattttttataaaattttaaaccctaattccaaaaccccaccccttaactctaaatcctaagatgtggattaattaatccaaagggtataaatgtatatttacctctttaataaaacctatttttgtgactttgagtcttgagtgctactttgagaacaaaaacttggtttagtgctatcttagtctttttctctttacgcaatttcttttacatttgGTTAATAGTTAAGCGAGATTGATATTTTCTATTAAGattactagagattttttccgcgtTTCGCGCGGATTgtatcttataaatttattttatttgtaacattatttgtcggttttttcttttacattaacttcttgtatattataaatatgtaatcattAACACTTTAATGGTAGGTcatatataacttatatgtGAGGTCGTAGTTAATTAGAGGCAAAAATATCCGCCGACGGCGACATCATGGCTCCACAAcgaaaacttttattttctactATTAATCATCCAAACAAAAAGTTTGTTTCTCTACACGGATTTTATTGCAAGTAACTTCGAACTCCAAGTGAATACAAATACATATGCGTGGATATAAATTAAGTTTGAGATTCAAAGAAGGTCATCaacgaaaaaaacaaaagtgaaTCCTGAAATGATGTTTCACGGGACGTAAGTACAACTAAGTACCGCAGCAATTTTAAAAGCGCTCTTATTATATTTCACATATCTTTAATTCATATATAGATCTTGAATACGATCTACCAGATCGAGACACAGACATATAGTACTGAGATATATAACGTATAAATGAGAGCGTAAGCTATTGTTAATGGTCGAAAAATTACGATAAAATAAGTGCGGCTTGTTATCTGATCAATGATCATTAGCCATTAGATATTAGTATtcaaatttaacaaatttaCACGTGGGATATTTTGTTTCAAACATTAacataacattatttttttcaccATTTTTTAGTGTAGTTACATTGTTTCTAGTGCTGAACtgaaatttacatatatatttcattgtGATGAGTCTGGTGGCATTCAAAGTCCAACGAGAAAGGTAGAATCCAACGACTGAGATGAACATATTAAGtttaataatataacattttacaTGCATATGAATACGACGAACATAAACAGTACGCTCCAACAAACTATAGTGTTTATAGTTTGTTGAAAAGTAGAAAGAACATAACTTATtgtcattctaataaatatagtgTAGGGATATGTAGACATAGATGTCAACATTTAATACAAGAAGACAATGACGTACAAGTAACTATATAATTTGCATGGAATCTGAATTGGACGGTGCAattgatgttttgtttttgttttaaaatctaACAGTAAATTATGCTTTCCTTAACGTctggttttgtttgtttgcattCAGAAATTCATTCTataattcattttatatatttctttttaggtgttatataaataaatcaattttgtatattaaatttatagatGGGTTAGTTCGTGGTTCGTACGGTAGTGGTAGACTGGTAGCTTCTTTTTCGACCATTTATTTCACCATATACGAGTAGATTATTGTTTCTTTGCGATTTTACTTGtccacacaaaaataaaaagaatgacgTATATGGTTTCTACATCACTACATAAACTAGGTATTTCCATGGAGTCATAAAGATGAGAGTACTTTATTTGCTAGAATTTGGTATGTTTGAAGGCAATATGTGCATGGCACATGCAATGTATTCgtgatatatatttgtaaatataccTATTTAGACGGTggaattttagaaaattatgaCCACTATATTATAAGACTGATGTTGACTTGCATCTTTGTTGTTTTGATCAAATATGCGAGtcattgtaaatatataattaaactatttaactagaaactcaaattttaagtttttagtaTTCTTATATTGATTTGGTATGTGACCCATAACTTTAAAATGTATTCAATCCAGACACTTCGCAATATGAATCTGAATCCGAATAAACAAACTAATCCAATTTAAACTATATCAAAGGAAAATGCCGTATGAATTGAAATGAATCGAATTCTATTAAATCTACTTTATGGTTAACGTCTTTTTCTTTAAGCTATTCCATCAAAGTGCGtgacccaaaaaaaatcatagttaCGTGACTATCTTGCATTTCAACGGAACatcttttagtaaaaagaaaaattatttttagatttttaaagcTGTATCAAATGGCATTTGTATTAAGAGGAAaagtattcttttaaaaaataaaataaaaacaaataaatgacTACACTCAAATTGAAGGTATTGAAGGATGATCTCTACATTAAGAGAAGATGGTGCGAGTTCTTCTCGCATTGGAGAAATTTGCGTTGCACTCGCACAGAGTGGAGCAACCACACGTGCACGTCGCCTTCTCGTCGACGAGACACACACGAGTGATAGACAGTACAGTTGTCATCAGGTAGGGCCTAAAACTAGTCTTGTCTTGTAGCTAGAACCTCTGGATGCTTCAGAGACTTTCAACCATGCTGAGTTGCTGATTTTGATTCACCTTCACCAAACTGTCGGCGGAGATTCATTGTTTGATGTAATTCAATGGATTTGTTTATTCGAAGTACTTTGGATTTGGGTATTGTAaccttttaatatatttaaataacgAATTAACTGCATTATTAAAGAAAATGCTTCGCTGTTATATCTGTACGTTGGCTTACAAAAGGGAGACACACAAATCTTCCtaactatataaaattatcatattacatagttttatttataaaagatattgCTTGTTTTAGTAGCTTCTTTACACCTTCCAGATGACTCCAAAAATCGATGTCGTTCCCATAAAATTCCATTTGAAAATTCTCGCAGAtgtatgtatttttaatatacttTGATCTATTATTATTTCCGTGTTGCAGAGATTTGTACTTGTTTGTTTGTGTATTTTGTGAAATTGCATCTGTTTCAGACAAAagcaaaaaatgtaaaactcaATTCATcagtataaatatttgattgattattttgattACAGATACGAAAAGAGGGCATCTAGTATCTTATGATATTTTCTTCTGAATCATTACATTCATTTAGTATTTGATAAATCACagttaaatatatacataactaaatccttttttttttacaaaatctttttttcgtAACTTTTAAATTTACACATAAATTTGTTACGTTCAACGTGGATTACTAAGATCCGAagcttaaatatttatacacatGCACACGCAATATACGGTTCAAACACCTTGTCTTTGACCTACCGTACATTTacaaactatatattaaaagagtaAACTATCGATTTAACACACACGAAGGTTCATAACCAAATCTCCATCCACTAGTAAAAATGCATCGCATAGCCACTGCAATGTCGTGGCTATAGAGCAGTAATTCGTGGCTATAAAAGAAAAAGCCACGCTTTTGGATCAGAAATTTACCGTGGCTATAGCCTCGTGGCTAAAAAACAACCGTGGCTAAACGTGGCTAATAGCCATGGTTTTACCACGCTATGTTCGAGGGTATGTTAGCCACGATAATAACAGCTATAACCGTGGCTAtgctaaaaataaaaacaaaaaaaaataaacagaaataaaaaggccaaacaaataatttttattaattgatactaaaacataaaatacacattaatatatatacataaatacatatatacaccGCACTACGCTTCACCGGAGGCGCCGCACTACGCTTCACCACCACTTCTCTTTTCCGTTTCATCATCTTCCCACATCACCACTTCTCCTTCCCTTCATCGTCAGATTCACGTTGTGCCTATACACGCAGAGAGAGTCAAGAACAAAGATGAATACTTTATGAATCACTTATGAATCAACTACcacatataaaaattaaagcataTAAAAAGACGATTAGATCGAAATAAACGAGGAGAGAGAGTGTTTGGTACCTCTTGAGATACTCGCTGAAGGAGTCGAGAGAAGGGAAGGGTCAGATTTGCATTGACCAATGAAGACTTTTACCGTCACaccgtcttcttcttcaccgTCTGCTCCGTCACCCACGTTCTCCTTGAAGGTTCATCACTGCTCCTTCTCAgatctataaacaaaacaaaacatatcaaCTAGAAATAGCGGAGGTGAAGCCAGAGAAGAGGAAGACGAAGAGAGGTCGACCGGTGGTGATGGTGAGGAGGTGAATACATGAGTCGATTGTTACAGAGAAAGAGATagaatgaaagaagaaaaatcagacgAAGGAGAGcggaaaagagaaaaaaagaagaagaaagaaacacaaaagGATTTTAATCTGGACCCTTCATAATTTTAATCTAGTGGTTAAAATTATCAATCCACGCAACTCCTTCTTATTGGTTGAGAAAAGAGAGGTaagtagaaaagaaaaaataaagaaataaaaaaatctgtgtgttttatttatgttgtCCATTTTTATAgttgtttagtttttattatatgtataattttaaaaaaaaagttcatactTTTAAAAACAGTGTATAATTCTTCATATactttgataatttattttataaaaaaaatggttaGCGTTTAATGTTTAGAAAATGTATAGGGTATGATGGttaaatataagatatattgtttaatgatttaatttaatatagaaTTTGTAGTTTGAGAAataggatttgagtttaaatGTCAAGGcttaaatttaaatgttaagGTTAAATGTAAGAGTTTATGGTTGTATGTAAGGTTTAAGTTTGAGATTTAGGGTTTGAAgtatgatatatgatttgagtttatatgatatatggtttgacaaaaagttttgaaaagttaaatttatagttttatatttaagatttagagtttaagtttaaaatgttataattggaattttttaaaaaaacataggaTTAAAGAATGTATAGTTTAAAACTAAGATTAGCTAGGATTTTAAATGGAGCTTAAAGatttaagataaattttttttaaagatttgatataaaaaaaatcaaatgattaaaatttgagGTTGAAtttaatattgaagttttattatgaaaatattagagtcttaatgtttatgtttagagtttaaaatttaaaaatatgtttagggattaggatttcaAATAGCCACGGAAAGTTCATGGCAACATTGTggctattttataaaaaccacGTTGAAACAGTGGCTATACTGTGGCTATGTACATAGACATGGAAATATTAGTGGCAATATCGTGGTTTCTTAACTAGCCACGAAAATCTTAGTGGCTGTTGCCGTGGCTACTTGGTTTTACCGTGGCCAATTTAAAATCATGGCTAGTCCGTAGCGAAAACGTGGCTTTTTTTATATAGCCACGGTTTTGCAGTGGCAATACAGTGGCTATGCGATATATTTTTACTAGTGATCTCTGCTGCTTCAGTTTTTGCTGGCCTTGACAGGGAGGTGAGAAACATTATCTCTGCAAAGAGAAAGCGCAAACAGTTTAGTACTCTCATGTCTCTTTGGATGAGATAACTTGATATTCTACCTTTGTTTCCTAGATCcatcttgttttttctttctttttgccaAGATGGCTCTGAACTTAAGATTCCTTTGTATAATCTTATAGTCATTAATATGAAATTtacattttagcaaaaaaaaaaaaaacacacacgaAGGTAGtaacatttaaaattaaataaaagaaaagcaGAGGAAGGTACCTGGTTGTTGGTTTCGAAGGCTTATATATAAACCTCTACAAAACCTCTTCATCTCACTTCAACTTAGATTACATCACTTCAAAGAAAATCATCTCTTCCTCGTGGATACAACTTTGCTAACTTTCCGACAAAAGAATAACAAGAGTTCAATGGCGGTTTCTAATTCTCTAACAATCTCTCCGAGAAAACTCCGGTCTGATCTTTACTCTTACTCGAACCAAGACAATACCAAGACACCTCTGGTTATCTCTGTTCTATCTTCTCTTATCGACCGAACTCTAACTCGAAACCAGAGAATCAGTCGTAGAGCTTCGCCGGCGTCGTCTTCTTCCGGCCGGAGTGGCAAAACCCAGATCTTTGATTGCCGTGAAATTCCAGATATGACCATCCAATCGTACCTAGAGAGAATTTTCCGGTACACAAAAGCCGGTCCATCGGTTTACGTGGTGGCTTATGTCTACATTGACCGGTTCTGTCAACTCAATCCCGGTTTTAGAATCAGTCTCGCTAATGTACATCGCCTCCTAATCACCACCATCATGATCGCTTCTAAATACGTCGAAGATTTGTAAGTCTCGAAaagaaacttcaatatttttccattatttttttttaattagtcatttttttctgatatgttttcatttatgtttCCAGGAATTACAGAAATTCATATTTTGCCAAAGTAGGTGGTTTAGAGACAGAGGATTTGAACAAATTAGAGTTAGAGTTTCTGTTCTTGATGGGATTCAAGCTACATGTTAATGTGAGTGTGTTCGAGAGTTATTGTTGTCATCTTGAAAGAGAGGTCAGCTTTGGAGGAGGTTATCAGATTGAGAAGGCATTGCGTTGCGCCGAAGAAATCAAATCTAGACAAATGATCGTTCAAGATCctaaacatcatcatcatcatcatcagtttGCTCGAGTCTTGTTGTAGACAAAGAAACTCTTCTTCCTTAGTTTTGTCGTTTGTGCTTGTGATCTTGACTTTCTGTTGGTCAGAGTTTTATTGGCATGGTGTTGGTGTAAATGTAAACATAATTGAGTAGAGATAGCAGTGATGTATGTACTGAGCATTGTAGATTTGTATATAGATTCACTATCTattgaagttgagaaaatcgTTTCATTTGCATTCACTAACCAAGAGAATTTgcatgaaaattttgaaatatgaaatacacagtttaaaaaaaaaaaaaaaaacaagtatgtTAGAAAACCACATATATTTACACCTTGTtttcaaaattgtacaaaataattaaaatataccccTTTTTGgggtaaaattaaaatatatccaAGTTGTTCATTTTGCCCATATACAATATGGATGCTAAAGATAGGATTTGCGAGCTGATTTGGTGTCTAATATTTGATCAAACGGTAGGTTACAAAGATAACATTATTATCGATAGCTTTAAAGTTCTTTAATAAAGATATCTTATTAAATACTACATTCCCATTATATATGTGCAACaaccttttttattatatgatattaAAGTTTCAGATTAATTGAATCTTTCTCATTTTTGGATGTCGGAAACCGGTCATGTTTGTTTCCCACATAGTCTTAGACTTTAGAGTGCTAAAAGAAATTCATCGCCAACTTTTTTTTACCGTAGAAACTCACAAGTTATCATTTTATagccaaaaaaaagttattcttGTATTTTTCTCATCACCATGCAAAAttcattaacattttttattgtAGCTAGAAACTTACAAGATATCGTTGTATCTTTCTCATTCTCATGCGAACAATTAGTAAAATGCCTTTTCAGTTAAACTAATGACTAATGAGCCGTAATGCTTCATGCCATTCTTTTCATTTaaactatttcatttaaactaaTCAGCCGTAATGCTCCATGCCATTATGAGAATAAAAaagtatctatatttttttattgatggtgTAGTGTGGTTCACGAGCATCTATCTACCTAACCAGAGTAATTTATCAACCATCTGACTTAATCCTTTGCACCATATATTTAGAGGAATAAAATTAGGATTGATGTTTTTGATATGATGTCTAATAATTGCCTCGCCGAAGGTATACACACTAATAATTGTACcgattgtttatatatatatatttgtaattatatgGTTTAAGTTGCTACTTTACCTATATAATGGTGTTTTCAAAAGCTTACTATCAAGGAAAAATACTCACTAATAATCTTTATTTTCCGTCttagttttatttgttaaaTGAAGATAAATTACTAAGTACTAGTCaatttttttcaacaaaaataacaaagaaaaatgaCTCATCGTCCATTTGGTGGGTTTCAGTGGTTGGATCTTAAGTTCAATGGCTCTTAAAACAATGGTATTTGTGAATTTCTACCGTCTAGCTTTGATTAACTAAAAAGTTGTCTTGATAAGGTCAAACTGAAAGGGCCCACAAGCCCATTGCGagaaaacaaagtaaaatgCCTTTTCATATAAACTAATCAGCCGTAATGCTTCATGCCATTTGTATAAGAATACAAAGTATCTATTGATAGTGTAGTGTGGTTCACGAGCATCTACCTAACGAGGCATGTATCAACGCTTAGATATACTTGGGCTAATGAGACCCAAACAAACTCCTAGCCCAATTTTTTTAGCAACACTCCTTacccaataacaatggattatCCGCGCTTTGAAGATTATAACATTGTTCATTGTTAATGTGGGCTTATGGTTGTAGTCTATAGGCCTACAGAGCCTatgatatctatatatatctatatctatatatatatatatatcctactatataaaagagactaaattcaaggcttttgggactatccacctcagccaaaatattctcatcaataaaaaattagaaatatatgtcatttagaagataattaactaacatatgacttttaatatttctagaaatttcatatttgtaactgttaatttattaatagaatcatatatctacattgaattatgttctatttttaatcattaGATTTCAAgggtaaataaaatattaatttataatatatatatagtttataactttatattgtagttataaataaagagaaataaCCAGGGAGGATGAAAAAtctcatataaaattatataattaaaatggtaaaatggtgagtatgatgaggtgaatctaagaaaatttgttgtacaaattatgatgttttcttcgtccactaaaatgatttaaaataaaatatatattcacataaataagtcaatatttgtttttttttttgtaagatgttaagattatcattttctgaaaggttacactgttgtttttaaacaacctATTAcaacaaggaaacaaaaacaaccaccaacaactcaaggtaaaaaaagccTTAAAGAGGTTTTatacaagaaatataaaaaagaagtagagaagaggagaaagaagaacttgccgggtaagagaggagacggtcacgcattatacggtcgagagaggcaaggatgactgatgaaggtgaagaGACAGCTGTGAACACACGAGCATTACGCTCTTTCCACAGCAGGTAGATAGAtgactgaaagtagagcttgatAACTGAAGTAGCATGTGCATCTGcgttgacgcgaggttgattgatccaGGCTGCAACATACTGTAGATCAGCcggaggagaaatccaaacttcagcagcaaaagACTCCCATATCAAACGAGAtaaagagcactcaaagaagagatgatggtgagtctctatttccagattacaaaggacgcacgttcctgagacatttaacctccaacgcctcaagcgatccttggttggcagtcttctccgcaaagccagTCATGATATAAACACATTAcgtggaatatgttccttgaaccaaatagtTTTATGccaatatttgttgttgatagtgtttatattcttttctgacattagtatccatattttttagtaaactgatccaaagagattagtttgtggagctaaccaaacgaggattatagtgtttactttggaaaaagtaataggttgaatgataaATGGCGTGCATActttttcacatggaaatctgcacatatattaaaattgtaagatttgaatcatagagaaaatatagtgcatatgactgaagttggtccattccgaaactaaagatggctaaaattcttctttgtcaaaatgcatagatgtgaatcttatatgaatagagttctccattgcttatagcagtgtaataaactcTATGTGTAAAggataaaaaatgttatataagtgaaaacaaaaattatgattttttttcttgtgcctataggcATTTcgtaatttgaagaagaaagaacatattgtgtcAAAATCTTTGGCTCagtcaaattttatccagttgtttataaaactgttgttatctgattcatgtaatttttcagtgttgatttaaaagcccaaaagaccaatctatactgactttttgatatatttttttatgtgatttgaatttaaaaatagataaaactttcgataagttatgtaaactcagaacaagtatttagctttagaaagcatttacatgtttcaaacttataatatatacatatataatgtttaaaattatgcatataaaatcAGTGTAAAATGTGCttgaatatgtttctcttctttaatgtgttaattgtactatatataacattattttaaaatttcaaaaagtttatgtcacatacaaaaaaccatcaataaaaatataattacaacaaaaaaaatgaaaaattataaacatataaatttaaattaagaaaaactaacattgaaaaaacaagaagttaatgtaaaagaaaaaaaccgacaaataatattataaataatataaatttataagacacaatccgcgcgaagcgcggaaaaaatctctagtatatataaaatGGGGTTTTCTCTCACCTCCTGCAGCCATGTCAGCACAGAGGATGGGGCGTTTTTGGACACTTGGCGGTTTGGGAGTGGACCGGTGTTTCTCACGCTCTCTCTTGCTTCTCGCGCGTCGTGATGCCGTTTGCTATTAGGCCAATTCGATTGGGCCTAAAATAATTTCAATGGCCCGTTCTAACAACAGCCCACTACAACTTCCAAACCTAGCTTGGTCGTCGCAGTCGAGCAACGACTCCTCCATCACCTTCATCGTCCCATCTGGAAATTCATCGGTCTCTGCAACTCGGCGTTGCGGTGTAATAATGTTGATCCACTCTAAATCATTCAATTCGATTCTTAACTCCTTATTTAATGAGATATGGTATCGTTCGACATCCCTTTGTCTCCCCCTTCATAAACCTTCAGTCCAACCATAATCGAAAACCTCAGTCGCAGAATATAAAGCTATGGCCATGAAACATGCTCAGCCCTCTGGCAAGTCTCCTGTCGAACGGTGTGATCTGAGGTTAGAGATTTCTTCTTTTTAGCTTCTGAAGTGTGACAAATGTACACTGTAAATGCTAATTCAGCTTAATATTGGCCACTCTTTGTGTGTTTGTTCTTCaggatatagagagagagagagagcatagAAGGCACGAGAGTTAATGATTGTGGACATGATCCTGCTTGACGAGAAGGTAATCTCGTCGACTTGTGATTGTTATATACGTATTTTGCGACCCCcagattgtgttgatttttggTATGTTCTTCTCTTGCTTCAACTCTTATCCAAGGGACGATCCATGCCAGCCGCCTCAATACTTTCAGGCGTCGTCTCAGTGAAGGTTCTGTGTATTCGCTTAGTGGATTTGAGGTCACACGGAGCAACAATATTTTCCCACTCTCTGACTCCCCAGTCTCCATTCGTTTCAACGATAGAACGTCCTTCCCAGAAACAACAAACTCGAAGAAGGATACTCCCACTGAGCTTTTTCGACTCTGCAGCCACGAGCAGCTATGAGCATTGGCTAATACGAACAGACAACTACCATGTATATCTCTTCTCTTCCGCATAAAACTATAGCCATTAGGTTCAGTCAACTCTGTTAAGGTCTTTATGCTTTGAATTTTTCTAGACATTGTTGGcagaaaagaatattttttgtgCGGTCACCTCTGAATGATTGCTTTgtgtcttttttcttttgcaacTGAAGCGTGAACTGATGTACCTATCAATTGTTATTGGAACTGGGTGCAGCGGATATTGCTTACTAGCTTTATCAtcccatgattttttttatttcttaaagtCAATTATTAAGATTAAGAATTTATTGCAAATAAGATGAATATAGATACGAAGTTGGCCAGAGGTGATCAGTTTTGGCTTAACCCCATCCATA
The nucleotide sequence above comes from Brassica napus cultivar Da-Ae chromosome A9, Da-Ae, whole genome shotgun sequence. Encoded proteins:
- the LOC106414512 gene encoding cyclin-U2-2; this encodes MAVSNSLTISPRKLRSDLYSYSNQDNTKTPLVISVLSSLIDRTLTRNQRISRRASPASSSSGRSGKTQIFDCREIPDMTIQSYLERIFRYTKAGPSVYVVAYVYIDRFCQLNPGFRISLANVHRLLITTIMIASKYVEDLNYRNSYFAKVGGLETEDLNKLELEFLFLMGFKLHVNVSVFESYCCHLEREVSFGGGYQIEKALRCAEEIKSRQMIVQDPKHHHHHHQFARVLL